The window TATACGTATGAAGGAACAGGGATTTGAGGTCAATCAGCCTACCATAAATTTTCCATTTCAAGCGATAATGCTCTCATCTCAAATTGGGAATATCCAGGAAGATGCCATAAGGTTGGGAAGATTGAGACGGCAGAAACAGGGGGATATGCTCTTAAAAGCACTGCAAGTTGTTGAGCCAAAACTGCAAAGCATCGAAGACAATTCCTCCAGCGGTATTCCCTTGATCTGGGGAGACATCGGATTGTCCGAACTGGTACCGCTATCCGTAATGGGGGAAAGTATGACTCAAATTACCCGCCTTGTTTTGGCCATAGCTTCAGTACCGGAAGGTGTGGTTCTGGTAGATGATGTGGATATTGGGATTCACCACTCTGTGCTACCCGATGTCTGGCGGGTTATTGATGAAGCAGCCAGGCAGTTCCGCACGCAGATATTTGCGACCACGCATAGTTTTGAATGCGTAATGGCAGCGCATG of the Gemmatimonadota bacterium genome contains:
- a CDS encoding AAA family ATPase gives rise to the protein MLKRLHIRNFRGFNALKIDQLSGINLIVGKNNSGKTSLLEAIFLLFGGGNAHVAINDNVIRGLKPRDISTGDPFWKQLFSDLDMRQCIEIEADHTSHGQLTLEISSKRQHTTEFSLDHTNGTSITNRFDERSLVFQYSGPSRKSVKSHIRMKEQGFEVNQPTINFPFQAIMLSSQIGNIQEDAIRLGRLRRQKQGDMLLKALQVVEPKLQSIEDNSSSGIPLIWGDIGLSELVPLSVMGESMTQITRLVLAIASVPEGVVLVDDVDIGIHHSVLPDVWRVIDEAARQFRTQIFATTHSFECVMAAH